One part of the Eucalyptus grandis isolate ANBG69807.140 chromosome 10, ASM1654582v1, whole genome shotgun sequence genome encodes these proteins:
- the LOC104421237 gene encoding lysosomal Pro-X carboxypeptidase has product MTLSHLSSIISFFLFTASISGQKLYTPTLSLQREGVLRDPERAVSASIADDFETFFFNQTLDHFNYRPESYTTFQQRYLIDSRYWGGANSSAPIFVYLGAESPIDGSPTVIGFLRDNAAQFQALLVYIEHRYYGESIPLGMSFEEALHETNIRGYFSSAQALADYAAIIIHVKQNLKARDSPVIVVGGSYGGKLASWFRLKYPHLTVGALASSAPILYFDDITPQDAYYSVVTKDFKEASETCYQTIGDSWSEIDRVAQEPNGTANLSKMFKTCKPLESGDELKNYLMSLYAYAAQYDDPPRYPVTVICNGIDGANTTENGILGKIFASVVAYKGNSACYVNPPTNVSQTDLGWGWQRCSEMVMPIGITNNSMFQSYPFNLSSFIDECNDQYGVTPRPHWITTYYGGHDIELILLRFGSNIIFSNGLRDPYSSAGVLKNISDSIIAVYTEKGSHCLDILAEKQTDPDWLVMQRKVEVEIIKGWIAKYYSDLLAFKQ; this is encoded by the exons ATGACTctttctcatctctcttccatcatctccttttttttattcacaGCTTCGATTTCTGGACAGAAACTTTACACTCCGACCCTGAGTCTACAACGCGAAGGCGTCCTCCGAGATCCGGAACGTGCAGTTTCGGCTTCCATAGCAGACGATTTTGAaaccttcttcttcaaccagACGCTCGATCATTTCAACTACAGACCCGAGAGCTACACCACCTTTCAACAAAGATACTTGATTGACTCTAGATACTGGGGTGGTGCGAATTCTAGTGCGCCGATCTTCGTTTACCTCGGTGCTGAATCGCCAATTGATGGATCCCCGACTGTGATTGGGTTTCTGAGAGATAACGCAGCTCAATTCCAAGCTTTGTTAGTTTATATTGAG CATCGGTATTATGGTGAGTCAATTCCACTTGGGATGAGCTTCGAAGAAGCTctccatgagacaaatattcgTGGGTATTTCAGCTCAGCCCAAGCTTTGGCTGATTATGCAGCCATTATTATTCACGTGAAGCAGAATTTGAAAGCCAGAGATTCTCCAGTTATTGTGGTTGGAGGATCATATGGAGGAA AGCTTGCTTCGTGGTTCCGGCTAAAATATCCACACTTGACCGTCGGAGCTCTGGCCTCATCTGCTCCAATATTGTATTTTGATGATATTACCCCACAGGATGCATACTATTCGGTGGTCACCAAGGATTTTAAG GAAGCTAGTGAGACTTGCTACCAAACTATAGGAGACTCATGGTCAGAGATTGATAGAGTTGCTCAAGAGCCTAATGGCACTGCAAACTTAAGCAAGATGTTCAAGACTTGCAA GCCTTTAGAGAGTGGGGACGAGCTGAAGAACTACTTGATGTCGTTGTATGCGTATGCAGCTCAATATGACGATCCACCAAGGTATCCGGTGACAGTGATATGCAACGGTATTGATGGAGCAAATACTACCGAAAATGGCATTCTTGGCAAAATATTTGCAAGCGTTGTCGCCTATAAAGGGAACTCCGCATGCTACGTTAATCCTCCCACTAATGTTTCTCAAACTGACTTGGGTTGGGGATGGCAG AGATGCAGCGAAATGGTAATGCCCATCGGCATCACAAACAATTCCATGTTCCAATCATACCCTTTCAACTTGAGCAGCTTCATTGATGAATGCAACGACCAGTATGGCGTCACACCTCGCCCACATTGGATCACTACATACTATGGTGGTCAT GATATAGAGCTAATTCTTCTTAGATTTGGCAGCAACATTATCTTTTCAAATGGACTTCGAGATCCTTACAGTAGCGCAGG GGTCCTAAAGAACATTTCTGATAGTATCATCGCAGTTTACACAGAGAAAG GTTCCCATTGTTTGGATATACTTGCAGAGAAGCAAACCGATCCAGATTGGTTGGTCATGCAACGAAAAGTTGAAGTTGAAATTATAAAAGGATGGATAGCCAAATATTATTCTGATCTGCTTGCTTTCAAACAGTGA